The DNA segment ATCTCTCGTCGTGTTACATCCGCCCGCTCGCGTTCTACGGCTACGAGTCCCTCGGTGTCAGTCCCGGCGACTGTCCGACTCGAACCGCCATCGCCGTCTGGCCCTGGGGCACCTACCTCGGCCAGGACGCTCTCGAAAACGGCATCGACGTGATGGTCTCCTCCTGGCGCAAACACGCCTCCAGCCAGGTTCCGACCAACGCCAAGACCACCGGCCTCTACGTCAACAGCATGCTCGCCGGCGAGGAGGCCCGCCGCAACGGCTACGCCGAGGCTATCGTCCTCAACAAGGAAGGCAACGTCGCCGAAGGCCCCGGCGAGAACATCTTCCTCGTGCGCGACGGTGACCTCTACACGCCCGGCCTCGCCGAATCCATCCTCGACGGCATCACCCGTGAGACCGTCATCACACTCGCACGCGAACTCGGCTATACCGTCCACGACGGCGCCACCATCTCTCGCGGCGAACTCAACACCGCCGACGAACTCTTCTTCACCGGCTCCGCCGCCGAGGTCACCCCGATCAAGCGCGTCGACAACGTCGAGATCGGCGACGGCTCGCGCGGCCCCGTTACCGAAGCGATCCAGACCCGCTTCTTCGACGTCGTCGAACGCCGCACCGACGACCACGAGGAGTGGTTCACGTACCCCTAGGACCAACGAACTTTTGCGCTGTCGTTCGAGAGAGCGAAGCTCTCTCGTGATGACGAAAGGCGCGAAGCGCCTTTCGAACCACGGGCCGACTGCGTCGGCCCTCGGCAAAATCTTCAAAAGAGCGCGAAGCGCTCTTTTGGACAGGGCGATTCCAAAGGAATCGCTTGCAGTCGGCGCGGAGCGCCGACGACCTCGCGGGAGCTTCGCTCCCGCTTAGCTTCGATGAAACGCACGGCGTCACCCCCTCAGCCACGACGGCGTCGTGGCTTCGAGGGTTCCTTGGCCCGCTCGCTCGTCCGCGCTGCGGACTCGCTCACGGTTCGAGTGCTGAATTCCCGCCAGCCTTTCCCCGGGTCGTGACATCGGCACGACGCGCCGAGTCACTCCCGGCCACCAGAATTGGTTCTTCGAAGACAGGATCCAGATCCCTGGCCGTGAGTTCGTTCGCCGTCTTTGCGAACGGACGAACCGGGGGAAGAGTGAGGTTGTCTATCGTATTGTACCGCGAGCGAGACCGTCGGCCGAGCGAGCGGGCCGACGACTGACCCAAAGTGAGCGTAGCGAACGGCGGGGAGGAGGAGTGCTTTTGATCGACGTTTTGCCGAGTGCGGTCGCGTTAACGACCGCACGCAGCGCAAAAGGTCGGTGTTAGTCGTCGTCGGTGCTGGCTTCGTCGACGACGTCGATGGGGATCCCGCCGCCCATGGGGCCGCCCCTGTCGGTGTCGCCGAAGCCGGCGCTCAGGACCCGGGTGAGGGCCTCTTCGACGTTCTCGTCGATCTCTTCGATGTCGTCCGATTCCACCTCGACGACGTAGCCGCTGGTGATGTTCGGGGAGGTGGGGATGAAGAGGATCTCTCGGCCGTCGTCGGCCACCTTTCCCGTACGAAAGCCGGTCATGCGGAGGCCGTCCCAGACCTCGAGTTTGACGGGTTCCTGGAGGGCTTCCTGTTCGCCGACGGCGGTCTGGGCGGCCATCTTGGAGGCGTTGTAGACGACGCGGAGGCCCGGGAGGCGATTGGCCACGTTGTCGACGACACGTTCGAAGAGGCCACCGATCGTCGTCCGCATCAGGTAGCCGATGGCGAAGATGAGGATGATCAGGACGGAGAGGGTGATCACGACACGAATGAGGCCGACGAGTTGCTGTGCCGCCTGGCCGTCCCCGAACATGGTGTCTTCGAGGATGAATCCTGGCGTCACGGCTGCGACGTACCCGTAGAGCCAGTAGAGGACGAAGAGGGTGACGAGGATGGGCCCGAGGACGACCAGGCCGCTCGCGAAGTCCCGTTTCCAGGAGGTCATGGTCGATTCGACTCACCCGTCCCCTATGAGCGTGTTCATTTGTTCCGGACGAGACGTGTACTGAACGGATGCTGGCTCGCTCGCTGCCGTCGCCACCGGGGTGAGGGCGGCTGGCGGACGTGGCCGATAGGTCACCGACCGACGACGGCTCGGAGGGCGAAGAGGAGGTTCTCCTTGCGCTCGCGGACACGCCGCCAGAAGTACGAGAGCCACTTGCCGCCGTAGGGGGCGTACTGCCAGACCTCGTAGCCGTCGGCGGCGAGTTCGAACTGGGCCGCTTCGCGGACGCCCATGAGCATCTGAATCTCGAAGTCGGTGCCGTGTTCGTCGTGGAGGCGCTTCGCGAGGTCGATCATCTCGGGATCGTGGCTTCCGACGGCGATGCCGCCGTCGAAGTGCTCGAACGCGTACTCGAGGAGGTCGCGGTAGGCCTCGTCGACGCGCGCTTTGTCTGTGTAGGCGACCGCGGCCGGTTCGTCGTAGGCGCCCTTGACGAAGCGGATCTTCCCCGGGACGTCCGCGAGTCGCTCGACGTCGTCGCGCGTCCGCTTCAGATTCGCCTGCACGCAGAGGCCGACGCCGCCGTCGTGTGTTCGGGCCAGTTCTTCGTAGATGTCGAGGGTGACGTCGGTCGTCGTGTGGTCTTCCATGTCGATCCAGACGAAGACGCCGCGGTCCGCGGCGTGGTCGACGAGGTCGGTGAGCAGCTCCCGGAAGGTGTCGGCGCCCATGTCGAGCCCGAGCTGGGACGGTTTGATCGAGATGCACGCGTCGACGTCCGTGTTCGCTATCTCTTCGATCAGGTCGCGATACGCCGCGGCGTCGTCCTCGGCGGGGCCGCGCTCGTCGTAGTGTTCGCCGAGTCGATTCAGTATCACGGAGACGTCCCGCTCGTCGAGCGCACGAGCGTGATCGAGCGCCGCGGCGGGCGATTCGCCGGCGACGAAGCGACTCGCGATCGGGGGAAGCATACGTGTCCCTTTCGTCGCCCGATATATGTGCGTTGATGATTCAGGCCGGTCATGCAGCGGCCTGGCCGGCCTCACGGACGGAAGTGAGTGCGGTTAAGAGGGGCGAGTTCGTTCGACCGACCGAGAATGGGAGTGCTCTCGACGATCGCGGTCGCGTTCTGGCTCATGTTGCCCGCGTACGTACCGAACAACGCTGCGGTGCTGGCCGGCGGCGGGCGGCCGATCGACGGCGGACGGACCCTGGGCGGATCGCGACTGCTCGGCGACGGCAAGACCTGGCGCGGGACGGCCGTCGGGACGGCTGCGGGCGCGGTGCTGGCGCTGGCTTTGAACGCCGTCGCCGGCGACGTCGGTTCGGCAGTGGGAATCGATTTGCCGACGTTCCCGTTCGCGGTCGTCGTCGCACTCCCGCTCGGGGCGATGTGCGGCGACATCGCGGCCTCGTTCCTCAAACGGCGGACCGGCCGTCGCCGCGGCGCCCCGTTCCCGGTCGTCGACCAGCTCGACTTCGTCGTCCTGGCGCTCGCGTTCGCGGTGGTGGTCGCGCCGGGCTGGTTCCGCGAGGCGTTCACGCTCCCCGTGCTGGCGGTCGTTCTTCTGTTGACCCCGGTTCTACACGTGGGAACGAACGTGCTGGCCTACTGGTTCGGATTCAAGGACGAGCCGTGGTGAGTCACGCGCAGTAACGGCGGCGACCGAACCGTCTGGGGACGAGTTACTCCGGCTCCGGTCCGCTCTCTCCGGTGCTGTCGGCGGCGTTCGGTCCGAGTTCGGTGACGAACGATACGGTCTGATCGAGCGTTCGCTCGAACCAGGGCGATTCCTGAAAGAAGAAATGGTCTCCGGGCGGTGTTCGGAGTTCGACGTCGACGCCGGCCAGTCGAAGGGTGTCGCGATAGGCCCGCGTCTCGCGCAACGTGAGCCACTGGTCTTCGGTACCGTGGTACAGGCGAGCCGGCGGGTGAGCCTGCGTCACGCGCTCACGCGGTGACGCGTTTCGGTACTGTTCTGGGATGGCCGACGGTGGGCCGCCCATGAACGCCGCCGTTTCGCCGTCTTGACGCGCGCCCAGTAGATCGTACGGGCCTGCGAACCCGATGAGGCCGTCGACTGCGCTACTCGTCTCACCGAACCCGTCGTCAGGGACAGGGGTATCCGTGGGTGCGGCGGCGGTCAGTGCTGCGAGATGTGCGCCGGCGGAGTGGCCACAGAGGACGAGCGTGTTCGGATATCGATTTGCGGGCGGGTCCGACTTGAGCCACCGAACGGCACTTTTGACGTCTTTCAGTGCGGCGGGATAGGTCGCCTCGCCGGAGAGCCGGTAGTCGACCGTCACCGCCTGCATTCCCCGCTCGGCCAGCGCACGACCGCGCTCGTCGAAGAACGTCCGTTCGCCGCGATTCCAGACCCCGCCGTGGAGCAGCACGATCGTCGTTTCGATCCGGTCGCCGTCAGGTGGCAGGTAGGCGGTGGCGAACAGGTCTCGTTGCGGCGTTCGTTTGAAACGAATTTCTCGCTCGTCGATGGCGGGACTCACGTTCCGATTCCAGTCAATAGATAGTAATGTGTGTTTCGACGACCGCGGCCGCTGATCGACTCGGTGGCAGTCTGCCGCCGTTCGGTGCGTTCCACACCGCTTATCTCGGTTGCCTCGCACACTTCGCGTATGACCACTCAGGACCTCATCGACGCGCTCCGAGCCGCGGACGCGGTCAAATTCGGAGAGTTCGAACTCGCCCACGGCGGAACGAGCGAGTACTACGTCGACAAGTACCTCTTCGAGACGGATCCAGCGTGTCTGTCTGCCATCGCGGATGCCTTCGCGGATCGACTCGACACGGGTGACAAACTCGGCGGCGTTGCGCTGGGCGGCGTGCCGTTGGCGGCCGCGACGAGCGTCGCGGCGGGCGTCCCGTACGTCATCGCACGCAAGCAGCGCAAGGACTACGGGACGGCGAACCTCGTCGAGGGTCGGCTGGATAGAGGCGAGTCGGTCGTCGTGGTCGAGGACATCGTCACGACGGGGACCAGCCTGGTCGAAGCCGTCGAGGCGCTCCGGGACGCGGGTGCGACGGTCGAGCGTGCGCTCGTCGTCGTGGACCGCGAGGAGGGCGGGCGCGCGACCGTCGAGGACGCGGGCGTCGAGATGGAGGCGCTGGTGACCGCGAGCGAGTTGCTGGCCGACGGCGACCGGAACTGACCTGGGTGGGCGACCGCCCATTCGGACTGAGACGGGTTTCGGGCTGCCGCCGGTCGAGACGGTCGCTCGATCGACCCGGCACCTGCCGGTTCTCGTCGGTGCGGACGGGGTCGACCATCAAAACGTTTTTATCCTGGTCGGGGTTACGCGTAGTCACGATGGTAGGTGTCCGCTTTACAGGGCGTTTCGCCCGCTTCTAACCCACACCTACCGTTCGCTGCGTCTCCACCGACCGACCAGCGGACGGTGTCTGCGGACGCCGAGTTGGGCGTCTCCCAGCAGTGCCAGGCGGGAACTCAGTCATGTCAGAATCAGATTCACAGCACGGAATAGCGGTTGTATTGCCGGACGGGTCCGAACTCGACGTCGACGCGGGTGCGACTGTCGAGGAGTGCGCCTACGAGATCGGCCCCGGTCTCGGGAGTGACACGGTCGCCGGGAAACTCGACGGTGATCTCGTCTCGAAGGAAGAACCCGTCTACGACGGAGCGAACCTGGAGATCGTGACGGATCAGTCGGACGAGTACGTCGAGGTGATGCGCCACTCTGCGGCGCACGCGCTCGCACAGGCCGTCGAACGACGCTTCGGTGAGGACGTCAAGCTCGCGATCGGTCCGCCGACCGACGACGGCTTTTACTACGACTTCGACGACCTCGACGTCGACGAGGACGATCTCCCCGGACTCGAGGCCGAGATCGAGGAGATCGTCGACGCCGACTACGAGATCGAACGCGAGGAGGTCTCGATCGCGGAGGCCGAAGACCGCCTGGCTGACGAACCCTACAAGCTCGAACTCCTCGAGGAGCTCGACGCCGAGGACGAGACGGTCACCTTCTATCGCCAGGGCGAGTGGGAGGACCTCTGTGCCGGCCCGCACGTCGACTCGACGGGCGAGATCGGCGCCGTCACACTACTCGAGATCGCCGGCGCCTACTGGCGCGGCGACGAGGAGAACCCGATGCAGACTCGCATCTACGGCACCGCCTTCGAGAGCGAGAGCGACCTCGAGGCGTACCTCGAGCGCCGCGAGGAGGCCGAAGAGCGCGACCACCGCAAGATCGGCCGCGAGATGGACCTCTTCTCGATTCAGGAGGTCACGGGCCCCGGCCTGCCGCTGTATCACCCGCCGGGCAAGCGCATCCTGCGCGAACTCTCCGGCTTCGTCGAGGAACTCAACGAGGACGCGGGCTACGAGTACGTCGAGACGCCCCACCTCTTCAAGACCGATCTCTGGAAGCAGTCGGGTCACTACGACAACTACCGAGACGACATGTTCGTCTTCGAACTCGGTGACGACGAGTTCGGCTTGAAGCCGATGAACTGCCCCGGCCACGCCTCGATCTTCGAGGACCACTCCTGGAGTTACCGTGATCTGCCCGTCCGGTACGCCGAGAACGGCAAGGTCTATCGCAAGGAACAGCGCGGCGAACTCTCCGGGCTCTCGCGCGTCTGGGCGTTCACGATCGACGACGGACACCTCTTCGTCCGCCCCGACCAGATCGAAACCGAGGTCGAGGGGATCATGGACGCCATCGACGAGGTGCTCTCGACGTTCGATCTCGAGTACGAGGTCGCGCTGGCTACCCGCCCGGAGACGTCCGTCGGCAGCGACGAGATCTGGGAGCGCGCCGAGTCCCAGCTCGAGGCTGTCCTCGAAAAGCGCGCGATGGACTACGACCTGGAGGCCGGCGACGGGGCCTTCTACGGCCCGAAGATCGACTTCGCCTTCGAGGACGCGATCGGGCGCAGCTGGGACGGCCCGACCGTCCAGCTCGACTTCAACATGCCCGAACGCTTCGACCTCTCCTACGTCGGCGAGGACAACGAGGAACACCGCCCCGTCATGATCCACCGCGCGCTCTACGGCAGCTACGAGCGCTTCTTCATGATGCTCATCGAGCACTACGAGGGCAACTTCCCGCTCTGGCTCGCCCCCGAGCAGGTCCGCGTCCTCCCAATCTCGGACGACAACCTGGGCTACGCCCACCGTGTCGCGAACGAGTTCGAGGACTTCCGCGTCGAGGTCGATCACTCGGACGCCACCCTCGGCCGGAAGATCCGCGCTGCCCACGACGACCGCGTCCCCTACCAGCTCATCGTGGGCGACGACGAAGAGGCCGACGGCACCGTCTCGGTCCGCGACCGATTCGAGGAGCAGGAAGAAGACGTCGAAATCGAGGACTTCCGCGAACACCTGGTAGCCGAACGCGCTGAGAAGCGAACGGAACCCGACTTCCTGCAGTCCTAGGCGGCCGTCGACCACCATCGCGACCACCATCGCGACCACCGCCGACCATCACCGCCGACCATCACCGTCGACCGCCACCGACCACAACCGCCGACCACCACCGTCGACCACAACCGCCGACCACCACCGTCGACCGCCACCGACCACCATCGCGACCACCATCGCGACCACCGCCGTCGACCGCTGTCGGCGTTCGGTCGGTCCCGCCGGCACTGAACTCGATTTCAGGAAACGTTGATGGTCGGACGGGTTCGCCCCACCTGTATGGACGTCGTCGAAAACACGCTTCCGACGGACCTCGAAACGGTACTCGAACGGCCGCTGTTTTGTTTTCTGGGGACGGCCTCCCCGGAGGGCTCCCCCAGGGTTTCGCCGCTTTGGTATCTCTGGGAGGACGAGTGCATCTGGATCATCGCCGACACCGTCGAGAAATCGTACACGACGCGCGTCGCCCGCCACCCGGAGACTGCCGTCGCCGTCGTCGACTTCGATCCGGGATCGGGGCGCGTCCACCACGTCGGGATGCGAGGCACCGCGACGATCGAACCGCTGGACGATGTGCGCGCCGAGCGATTGCTTCGTCGATATCTCGGCCCCGATCGATCCGAGTGGGACGACCGGTTCGCGTCGCTCGACTCCGACAGGTGGGGGTTGCTCCGTTTCGAACCGGCGACCGTCGTCGCGCGAGACCAGTCGTTCTCGCCGTCGTTGTGAGCGAGAGTGTGGCTGATGCGTCTACAGGTCACCGAACGATCGTCACGGGGACCGGCGAGCGCCGGGTGATCGTCTCGGCGACGCTCCCCAGCAGGATGCGACGGGCGCCGGTCCGACCGTGGCTGCCGATGACGACGTGATCGATGTCGTTGTCCTCGACGTACTCCAGTATCGACCGCGAGACGCTGCCGACGACGTGGTCGGTGTCGATCTCGCGACCGCTCTCGGCGGCTGCCTCTCGCGCCTCGGCGAGGAGGTTCTCGGCGCGTTCGTTCTGGTGTTCCATGATGGCGTCGTAGTTGGCCATCGCGCCGCCTTCCATCCCGGTCGCGGCGTAGAAGTCGCTCGGATCGATCACGTGGACGACGGTGATCGCTGCGTCAGGGTGTTCGTCGAGGGCGAACGCCAACGCGTCGGTCGATCGTTCCGAATCGTCGTACGGGACGAGGACGTGTTCCGTCATGTGCGTACACTCTCTCGCACGCGAGATAAAGACACGGGACGATTACTGGTCGGTGGGGCCGTTCACACCCTCGACCAGGCGTTCGAGCTGGGCGGGCGGGACCGCACCGCGGGCCGCGTGCTCCCCGGAGACGAACGTCGGCACGCCGGTGACGCCGCCCCGCTGGGCCGCCGTGAACAGGTCGGTGATCCGATCGCGACGATCTGCATCTGTCGCGACGTCCCGGATCTCGTCTCCGTGCAGGGTCTCCGTTCCGTCGAGTTCGACCGCCTCGGCCACGTCGGCCAGAACGTCCGGGTCACCGATGTCGCGACCGTCGATCCAGAGCGCCTCGAGGACGGCGTCGTCGAAGGTGCGCCAGGCGTCGGGGTACGTCTCGTCGACGTAGTGAGAGGCGATCTGCGCAGGGAGCGAGTCGGTGTCCGGCACGTCGTCCAGATTCAGCATGTCCTCGACGCCGTACTCCTCCTGGAGGCGTTCGACGTTCTGTCGCGCCTGCTCGTAGTAGGCCTCGTCCTTGCCGTCGTCGACGGTGTGATCGATCTCGCCGTCGGGACCGCGCTTCCCGCTGCGCAGATCGAACGGGTGCCACTCGACGTCGAGCGGGTCGTCGCGGGTCCCTTCGTACGTTTCGAGCGATCGCCGTCCGAGGTAGCAAAACGGACAGACGTGATCGGAGTAGACGGTAAGCTGGTCGGCGTCGTCGGTCATGGATGGATGTGGACCGTCGAGCAGAAAAGGCGTGGGATCGCGGCAGTTCGGACGGGTCAACCGAATCGGCTGTCGGCCGGGTCCGTTCGGGAGGTGCCCGTTTCAGTCCGGGGAGTCAGTCGTCGTCCGCGGCGATCGGGTCGGCACGATTCTGTGTGTCGTCCGCCGCGCTCGGCTCCGCCTGCGTGCGTGGGAAGTTGCCGATCGTGGCGTCCTCGAAGGCCTCGACGTCGAATTCGTACTCACCGTCTAAGAATTCGAGGGCCTGCTGGGTGTCGCGTCGGGCGTTCTTCAGGCAGGTCGAGGCGCCCGGTGAGGGGGTGACGTTGAAGATGATGTCGTCGCCGGTGATCGTCGCCTCGCCCATGTCGAGGGACTTCGTGCGCGTGTCGACGATTTGCGGTCGGACGCCGCCGTAGCCCTTCGCGCGCTCGATGTCGTCGAGTTCGACCGTCGGGACGACCTTCTGTACGTGCGGCAGGAAGGCACGCGGGCCGACGGCCGGGACGTCGTACAGCAGGTTCTTGCACACGTACGGGAGGAGGATACGATCGGCGAGGATGTTCCCGTAGCTCAGGAACGAACTCGCGCTGAGACCGAAGACGTCGAAGAAGTCGGGGACGGTCGAGAGTCGCCCGCGTTCGAGTTCGGGGACCACCTTCGCCGTCGGCCCGAACCGGGTGAGGTCTCCGTCGTGGACCTCGGCGTCGCCGTGGACTGCGGCGAAGGGGAGCTTCTTCATCTGCAGCGTGTATACCTTGCCGTTGAGGAGCCCCTCGTCGGCGACGAAGAAACTGCCGGCGACCGGGAGCAGGGAGAGGTGTTCGCCGTAGCCCATCTCCTGGGCGATCTGGAGGCTGTGAGAGCCAGCGGCGACGACCGTGGCGTCGGCCTCGAAGTGCCCGTCATCGGTGTCGATGACGAAGCCGTCGTCCTCGTCCGATATCTCCGTGACTTCCGTGCCGGTGAAGACGTCGACGCCGTCCTCGTCGCGGACCTCGTCGACGAAGGACTTCGCCAGTTTCCCGTAGTCGACCGTGTAGCCGTCCGGCGTCTGGAGGGCGAGCATCTCCTCGCCGGGATCGCGGCCCTCGACGACCTTCGGCTCGATCTCGGCGATCTCGTCGCGGCCGATCGCCTCGAGCTTCGGGAAGAGGTCGCCGAACCCCTCCTCGTTGTAGCGCTGTTCGAGCGATTCGACCTCCTCGTCGCCGACTGCGAGCACCATCTTCGAGCGCTTCGAGTGCATCTCGCGGTCGGGGTCGTTCGATTTGAGATAGCCCGCAACCATCTCCGCACCCTCCTTGACCGATTCGGCCTTCTCCAGGGTGTAATTGGTCTCGATGTCCCCGAAGTGAAGCGTCTGGGAGTTGTTCGTGTGGTGGGAGTTGACCGCCGCGATCTCGTCTTCCTTCTCGACGAGCGCGACGCGTTCGACGTCAGTAAACTCCGAGACAGTGTACAACAGCGATGCCCCGCTAATCCCGCCGCCGACGATGACTAAGTCGTATTCCTTCATGGTTGATTCGAACCGACTCCGTGTACTGTCTTCGTGCGGTGGTCGGTACTCGATGCACAAAATAATGCCTACATTGCCCGAATTGGGCTGGTATGGCATACCACGGGTGGCCGGTTTATTCGGCACAGTTCGTAGCACCGATCGACTTCGTTCTGACGGGGACGAGGAACGATCGGGACCGGAAGCGACTGGAATCAGGAGACGCCAAACGAAGGGTGACTTCAGGAATGGGTGCGTCGGCCGTCTCAGCCTCTCTCACACATCCACTTTCTCACTCGCTCACACACTCACACATCCACTTTCTCACTCGCTCACACACTCACACATCCACTTTCTCACTCGCTCACACACTCACACATCCACTTTCTCACTCGCTCACACACTCACACATCCACTTTCTCACTCGCTCACACACTCACACATCCACTTTCTCACTCGCTCACACACTCACACATCCACTTTCTCACTCGCTCACACACTCACACATCCACTTTCTCACACACTCTCCCTCTCTCGAACCGACGGTGGGTGGCCGCGTCGGTGGACACTATGTGCACCCTGTCGTCAGCACCTGCTCTAGATAGGGGACTGGGGCAGTCAGGGACTCCGTTTACGTTCGTGACCGACGTGGAGTGTCCCGATGCGCCGGGCTCGCGGTGGCGAGTGGGTTCCCGAAGGGATCGACCGCGACCCGTCGGTGAGCGTCGTCATACCCGCCCGGAACGAGAGCGAGTACATCGGAGAGACGCTCGAGAGCCTCGCTGCGGCCGACACCGAACGCCTCGAGGAGGTGCTCGTCGTCGACGGCGATTCGACCGACGACACGGCGGCGATCGCTCGCGAACGCGGTGCAACCGTACTCTCTCAATCCGGTCGGGGTATCGCGGACGCACGTAACAGGGGGGCAACGATGGCGACCGGATCCTGGCTCGCGTTCCTCGATGCGGACACGGTCGTCCACCCGTCGTACGTCCCGACGATGCTCGCGTTCGTCGAGCGCTCCGGCCTCGCGGCCGCGAGTTGCTACTGCCGCATCACCGGACCGGTTCGTGCGCGCGTGATGCAAACGACGATAAACCGGCTCTTCCCCCGACTCGACCGACCCGTCTTGCCAGGGTTCAACACGTTCGTCCACCGCGAGGCGTTCGACGCGGCCGACGGATTCCCCGACGTTCCCAACGAGGACACGGCGTTCAGTCGACGCCTCGCGGCCGAGTTTCCGACCGGGTACTGTCCAGTCACGCTGGTCGAGAGTTCCGGTCGTCGGATCGCCTCTGACGGGTTAACCGGTACGCTCTATCACTACGTTCGGCTCGACGTTGGCCGCGTCTGTGCTGCTCGGTGACGTGTAGTACGCGGACGCTCCGTCCGTCAGGACGGGGAGGATGCCACGGACCTGCCACCGAGTGTCGGTCGCCACGTCCCGGATGGTGGCCATCCCGCGGGTGTCGCTCACCACGGTATTTAATACGACTCGGTGTGGCCATCCGGAGTGCTACATGTCGAACGTATTTCTCGCGCGGTGTGAGTCGCCGACTTTCGACGAAACGGTCGCATCGTCCGTCGATCTCGCCGACTATCCCGACCACCCGGACGGGCTGGCCGATGGCGGAGCGGTCCGCTTCTGGGGCGTGAGCGCCGGTTCTCGAAACGAATCGAACTTCGAAAAGCTGGCCGAGGCTGACCTCGTCCTGTTCTACCAGGATGGAGCGTACGTCGCAACCGGTCGCGTCGAACGCACGCTCGCGGACGAGGCGGAGTGGGCGAGCGACGCCTTCGATGCCGACGACGCGTTCACCATGCTCTACACCCTCTCGGACGTCGCGAAGATCCGGGTCCCACGGGA comes from the Halovivax cerinus genome and includes:
- a CDS encoding FAD-dependent oxidoreductase — encoded protein: MKEYDLVIVGGGISGASLLYTVSEFTDVERVALVEKEDEIAAVNSHHTNNSQTLHFGDIETNYTLEKAESVKEGAEMVAGYLKSNDPDREMHSKRSKMVLAVGDEEVESLEQRYNEEGFGDLFPKLEAIGRDEIAEIEPKVVEGRDPGEEMLALQTPDGYTVDYGKLAKSFVDEVRDEDGVDVFTGTEVTEISDEDDGFVIDTDDGHFEADATVVAAGSHSLQIAQEMGYGEHLSLLPVAGSFFVADEGLLNGKVYTLQMKKLPFAAVHGDAEVHDGDLTRFGPTAKVVPELERGRLSTVPDFFDVFGLSASSFLSYGNILADRILLPYVCKNLLYDVPAVGPRAFLPHVQKVVPTVELDDIERAKGYGGVRPQIVDTRTKSLDMGEATITGDDIIFNVTPSPGASTCLKNARRDTQQALEFLDGEYEFDVEAFEDATIGNFPRTQAEPSAADDTQNRADPIAADDD
- a CDS encoding glycosyltransferase — its product is MRRARGGEWVPEGIDRDPSVSVVIPARNESEYIGETLESLAAADTERLEEVLVVDGDSTDDTAAIARERGATVLSQSGRGIADARNRGATMATGSWLAFLDADTVVHPSYVPTMLAFVERSGLAAASCYCRITGPVRARVMQTTINRLFPRLDRPVLPGFNTFVHREAFDAADGFPDVPNEDTAFSRRLAAEFPTGYCPVTLVESSGRRIASDGLTGTLYHYVRLDVGRVCAAR